A section of the Methanoregula formicica SMSP genome encodes:
- a CDS encoding ABC transporter permease produces MTGNGSGWGVSLYLATRAIRRGNRSTLLLTILIIALVVVLMNFLGMIISGVVTLYNDQMIDYQYGQVTIEPRDKQTVIAGAAGLVKQLKQIPGVTGVSAHSATAVTITNEKNGKFQSKQLTAFNPADEQEVTKFHLVITDGDYLSKGDTDEILIGTLLAGNEDESQDKLPSLGGVKVGDRVKVAYSNGITKTYRVKGIYESLGALIDSSAFITREEMDSVMHTGDTATEILVRGTSAGDAASLKYTIMSYGVSERVKTWSEMGKGILGDAITSLNLVKNIMTVVALIVASVVVFIVTYINIINRKKQIAILKAIGIRKQIIVLSYLIQVLFQCACGIVLGILMFNGISYLLTVYRIRFPMGYLTPEIEYGSVAISILLLCIVAVFSGLIPARQVTNEEILDAMRG; encoded by the coding sequence ATGACAGGTAACGGGAGCGGGTGGGGGGTCTCGCTCTACCTCGCCACCCGGGCGATCCGGCGCGGCAACCGGAGCACGCTCCTCCTCACCATCCTCATCATCGCGCTGGTGGTCGTGCTGATGAATTTTTTAGGGATGATCATCAGCGGGGTCGTGACCCTGTACAACGACCAGATGATCGATTACCAGTACGGCCAGGTGACCATCGAGCCCCGCGACAAGCAGACAGTTATCGCAGGTGCCGCGGGTCTTGTGAAACAACTGAAGCAGATTCCGGGGGTGACCGGTGTCAGCGCCCACAGCGCTACGGCCGTGACGATCACGAATGAAAAGAACGGAAAGTTCCAGTCAAAACAACTGACCGCGTTCAATCCCGCGGACGAACAGGAGGTCACGAAGTTCCACCTCGTCATCACGGACGGGGATTATCTCTCGAAAGGAGATACCGACGAGATCCTTATCGGGACACTCCTGGCCGGGAACGAGGACGAGTCGCAGGACAAACTGCCGTCGCTCGGGGGTGTGAAGGTCGGCGACCGCGTGAAGGTTGCCTACAGCAACGGGATTACGAAGACCTACCGGGTCAAGGGGATCTACGAGTCGCTCGGCGCCCTGATCGATTCCTCGGCCTTCATCACGCGGGAGGAGATGGACTCGGTGATGCATACCGGAGACACGGCAACGGAGATCCTGGTGCGGGGGACTTCCGCGGGCGATGCCGCCTCGCTCAAGTACACCATCATGAGCTACGGCGTTTCAGAGAGGGTCAAGACCTGGAGCGAGATGGGAAAGGGCATTCTCGGCGACGCGATCACGAGCCTCAACCTGGTGAAGAACATCATGACGGTCGTTGCCCTCATCGTGGCGAGCGTTGTCGTCTTCATCGTCACCTACATCAACATCATCAACCGGAAGAAGCAGATCGCGATCCTCAAGGCCATCGGCATCCGGAAGCAGATCATCGTCCTGAGTTACCTCATCCAGGTCCTCTTCCAGTGCGCCTGCGGGATCGTTCTCGGGATCCTGATGTTCAACGGGATCAGCTACCTGCTGACCGTTTACAGGATCCGGTTCCCCATGGGCTATCTCACGCCGGAGATCGAGTACGGTTCCGTTGCAATAAGCATCCTTTTGCTCTGCATTGTCGCCGTCTTCTCCGGGCTCATCCCGGCACGGCAAGTGACGAACGAAGAGATCCTCGATGCCATGAGGGGATGA
- a CDS encoding COG1361 S-layer family protein, whose protein sequence is MEETRTTAGTRQHRESVHRSESHKRAILIVIAGILLMLAALPAAAVDAEGSTTNPTAIVADYTVIPSVLMPGDQGTATLVIKNTAQSASVKENTGIASGGTFANTKSTDINIYLENVHLEGNGIEVLTKDFDRIGELGPGQSVPVTFVIRAPSKSGIYFPEAWIDVRNGRSTRYPLTVNVNTDISSQKKPALSVSQSLPDRVAPGDDCTAGITITNTGLLRASDITMVVNSTTKSLVLTSPGRHYFEHLDPGEEANLTLRFATDKNTPIGIDPVTLSITYRTPDGSTERQAETLGIPVKGKAEMALKSFSTDPVRPVPGSPFTMILRVENTGTDQATSVHATLDSPFTGTKTAFIGSVDKNSDAPAIFYLQATKDGSVPVNLTISYSDDFGTHTITDDAVVTTTPSSGLVPFASAVLALCILAGGAYWYLRIRPGKKNDR, encoded by the coding sequence ATGGAAGAGACAAGAACAACAGCAGGAACCAGGCAGCACCGGGAGAGCGTCCACAGATCCGAAAGCCACAAAAGGGCAATTCTCATTGTGATTGCCGGGATCCTTCTCATGCTTGCTGCCCTGCCCGCAGCAGCGGTGGATGCAGAAGGGAGCACGACCAATCCCACGGCCATTGTGGCGGATTATACCGTGATTCCGTCAGTACTCATGCCCGGGGACCAGGGAACAGCCACCCTGGTGATCAAGAACACTGCCCAGAGCGCTTCCGTAAAAGAGAACACCGGGATCGCCTCCGGCGGCACGTTTGCCAACACGAAGAGCACGGACATCAACATCTACCTTGAGAACGTTCACCTGGAGGGCAACGGGATCGAGGTCCTGACAAAAGACTTCGACCGGATCGGCGAACTGGGACCCGGGCAGTCTGTCCCGGTCACGTTCGTTATCCGGGCGCCGTCAAAGAGCGGAATCTATTTCCCGGAGGCCTGGATCGATGTCAGAAACGGCCGGAGCACCCGGTATCCCCTGACCGTGAACGTCAACACGGATATCTCGTCCCAGAAGAAACCGGCCCTCTCCGTTTCGCAATCGCTGCCGGACCGCGTTGCCCCGGGCGATGACTGCACCGCGGGAATCACGATCACGAACACCGGCCTGCTCCGGGCAAGCGACATCACGATGGTCGTCAACTCCACCACGAAATCCCTTGTCCTCACCTCTCCCGGCAGGCATTATTTCGAGCATCTCGACCCTGGCGAGGAAGCGAACCTGACGCTCCGTTTCGCAACCGACAAGAACACGCCGATCGGGATCGATCCCGTGACGCTCTCCATCACCTACCGGACCCCGGACGGGAGCACGGAGCGGCAGGCCGAGACGCTTGGCATCCCCGTCAAGGGGAAGGCGGAGATGGCCCTCAAGTCCTTCTCAACGGACCCGGTCCGCCCGGTGCCGGGCTCTCCCTTCACGATGATCCTCCGCGTGGAGAACACCGGGACCGACCAGGCCACATCGGTCCATGCAACCCTCGACAGCCCATTTACCGGCACAAAGACCGCGTTCATCGGATCGGTGGACAAGAACAGCGATGCTCCGGCCATATTCTACCTGCAGGCAACAAAGGACGGGTCCGTACCGGTCAACCTGACCATCAGCTATTCCGACGATTTCGGCACCCACACGATAACGGATGATGCGGTCGTCACGACAACACCTTCCTCCGGCCTGGTGCCCTTTGCGAGCGCAGTCCTCGCGCTCTGCATCCTTGCCGGAGGCGCTTACTGGTATCTCCGCATCCGGCCGGGGAAGAAGAATGACAGGTAA
- a CDS encoding TetR/AcrR family transcriptional regulator, producing the protein MPRINAEYRDEAKRKIIAAALDIAATEGWERITLDAIAQKVGVTKGAFYSYYSNSTDLMQEVFLAVIRTIRDQLLDSLSGDPDIHSALDSASDFLFLQAKPMMPVFIQAIASSITRDTAFRKNVNQLIDENSVLIVAAMSRYQKTGQIPDDVDISSAVRAIYGMSMGLVMMTHVLGRDAREGKQAWVEAAERVLKINTEENR; encoded by the coding sequence ATGCCACGGATCAATGCAGAATACCGCGACGAAGCGAAGAGAAAGATCATCGCGGCCGCGCTCGATATCGCCGCTACTGAAGGGTGGGAACGGATCACGCTTGATGCGATTGCCCAGAAGGTCGGGGTCACGAAAGGAGCTTTTTACTCGTATTACTCCAACAGCACAGACCTGATGCAGGAGGTCTTCCTCGCGGTGATCCGGACGATCCGGGACCAGCTGCTCGACAGCCTTTCGGGCGATCCGGATATTCATTCAGCCCTTGACTCTGCCTCCGATTTCCTCTTCCTCCAGGCAAAACCCATGATGCCGGTGTTTATCCAGGCCATCGCCTCCAGCATTACACGCGATACGGCGTTCCGGAAAAATGTCAATCAACTCATCGATGAAAACAGCGTCCTCATCGTTGCTGCAATGAGCCGGTACCAGAAGACCGGGCAGATCCCTGATGATGTGGACATCTCCTCAGCGGTCCGGGCAATCTATGGGATGAGCATGGGCCTTGTTATGATGACCCACGTACTGGGCAGGGATGCACGGGAGGGGAAACAGGCATGGGTGGAAGCGGCAGAGAGGGTCCTGAAGATCAACACGGAAGAAAACCGATAA
- a CDS encoding 30S ribosomal protein S13, with protein MAQEEEIKYFVRVGTTDLDGTKSVRVALTGIKGVGRHTATVITRMAKVDEYAQLGRMDEASVNRLRTAVEQYNSKIPTWMANRPKDIYTGEQKHLFGADVNLTKDEDVNLMRKIRCYRGIRHETGQKVRGQRTKSTGRTGSTVGVKRKSVGGS; from the coding sequence ATGGCTCAGGAAGAAGAGATAAAGTATTTCGTAAGGGTTGGCACCACGGATCTCGATGGTACCAAGTCCGTGAGGGTTGCCCTCACCGGCATCAAGGGTGTCGGCAGGCATACCGCCACGGTCATCACCCGCATGGCAAAGGTCGACGAGTACGCACAACTCGGCCGCATGGACGAGGCGTCCGTTAACCGCCTCCGCACGGCTGTCGAACAGTACAACAGCAAGATCCCGACCTGGATGGCGAACCGCCCCAAGGACATCTACACCGGCGAGCAGAAGCACCTCTTCGGTGCTGACGTTAACCTCACTAAAGACGAGGATGTCAACCTGATGAGGAAGATCCGCTGCTACCGTGGCATCCGCCACGAGACCGGCCAGAAGGTCCGCGGCCAGCGCACCAAGTCCACCGGCAGGACCGGGTCGACCGTTGGTGTCAAGCGCAAGTCCGTCGGAGGCTCATAA
- a CDS encoding 30S ribosomal protein S4, with amino-acid sequence MGYPGKNHKSYQTPKRPWEKARIEAETRLVIEYGLRNKREVWKAQAYLRKYRTGARHLLALSSGAADAALYETKKNELISSLQRNGILGPDADIDAILSLKVQAPLERRLQTIVYRKGLARSVKQARQLITHGHIAIDGRRVNIPGYLVKRTEESQIAYFGKSPFVSDSHAEKTRIMKPATAPKAMPQPEGHFRGRGRR; translated from the coding sequence ATGGGATACCCAGGCAAGAACCACAAGTCTTACCAGACCCCCAAGCGCCCGTGGGAGAAAGCCCGCATCGAGGCCGAGACCCGTCTCGTCATCGAATACGGTCTCCGCAACAAGCGCGAGGTCTGGAAGGCACAGGCCTACCTGCGCAAGTACCGGACCGGTGCCCGGCACCTGCTTGCGCTCAGCTCGGGCGCTGCCGATGCTGCGCTTTACGAGACCAAAAAGAACGAGCTGATCTCCTCCCTCCAGAGGAATGGGATTCTCGGGCCCGACGCAGACATCGACGCGATCCTCTCGCTCAAGGTTCAGGCCCCGCTCGAACGCCGACTGCAGACCATCGTGTACCGCAAAGGCCTCGCCCGGTCGGTCAAACAGGCACGGCAGCTGATCACCCACGGGCACATCGCGATTGACGGCCGCCGGGTCAACATCCCCGGTTACCTTGTCAAGCGCACCGAGGAGTCCCAGATCGCCTACTTCGGCAAGTCCCCGTTCGTGTCCGACTCCCATGCGGAGAAGACCCGGATCATGAAGCCCGCGACTGCACCCAAGGCAATGCCCCAGCCCGAAGGTCACTTCCGTGGCCGGGGGAGGAGGTAA
- a CDS encoding 30S ribosomal protein S11: MAANEKEKWGIAHIFASFNNTIITITDLSGAETVTKSSGGMVVKQDRNESSPYAAMQMASNVAQTAREKGIVGVHVKVRAPGQGKQRSPGPGAQAAIRALARAGMRIGRIEDVTPIPHDSCRPKGGRRGRRV; encoded by the coding sequence ATGGCAGCAAACGAGAAGGAAAAGTGGGGCATCGCCCACATCTTTGCGTCCTTCAACAACACGATCATCACCATCACCGACCTGTCCGGCGCAGAGACCGTGACCAAGTCGAGCGGTGGCATGGTCGTAAAGCAGGACAGGAACGAGAGCTCGCCCTACGCCGCCATGCAGATGGCCAGCAACGTTGCGCAGACCGCCCGCGAGAAGGGCATTGTCGGCGTCCACGTCAAGGTCCGCGCACCCGGCCAGGGCAAGCAGCGCAGCCCCGGCCCCGGTGCACAGGCAGCCATCCGTGCCCTTGCCCGGGCCGGCATGCGCATCGGCCGTATTGAAGATGTCACCCCAATCCCCCACGACTCCTGCCGCCCGAAGGGCGGACGGCGTGGAAGGAGAGTGTGA
- a CDS encoding DNA-directed RNA polymerase subunit D, giving the protein MEIEFASLDDSLARFTLSGASPAFANAFRRAMIGEVPTLAIEDVRIYDNTSALFDEMLAHRLGLIPLKTDLSVYSTQDTCSCGGAGCPGCTATYTLSVEGPRMVTSSDLIPQDPGAAPVYDNIPIVKLTKGQKLVIEARAILNTGRAHAKWQSTLVCGYKNHPVITVSDVCDACGMCVEECPRDILVAKGKKVQVAEGKLPECSMCRLCERACLASGIGEEPAIKISAEPDRFIFVVESDGSLPAKEIMNRALSFIREQADELEQQLGELSGDEKK; this is encoded by the coding sequence ATGGAGATCGAATTCGCCAGTCTGGACGACTCCCTCGCACGATTCACGCTCTCGGGAGCGAGCCCCGCCTTTGCCAACGCCTTCCGGCGGGCAATGATCGGTGAAGTGCCAACCCTCGCCATCGAGGATGTGCGCATCTACGACAACACGAGCGCACTCTTCGACGAGATGCTGGCACACCGTCTTGGGCTCATTCCCTTAAAGACCGACCTCTCGGTCTACTCGACCCAGGACACATGCTCGTGCGGAGGGGCAGGCTGCCCCGGCTGCACGGCCACCTACACCCTCAGCGTCGAGGGCCCCCGGATGGTCACCTCCAGTGACCTCATCCCGCAGGATCCCGGCGCGGCGCCGGTGTATGACAACATCCCGATCGTGAAACTCACGAAAGGGCAGAAACTCGTCATAGAGGCACGTGCCATCCTCAACACGGGGAGGGCGCACGCAAAGTGGCAGTCGACGCTCGTATGCGGGTACAAGAATCACCCCGTCATCACGGTCAGCGACGTCTGCGACGCCTGCGGCATGTGCGTCGAGGAGTGCCCCCGCGACATCCTCGTTGCAAAGGGAAAGAAGGTCCAGGTTGCAGAAGGAAAGCTCCCCGAATGCTCCATGTGCAGGCTTTGCGAACGGGCATGCCTTGCAAGCGGTATCGGGGAAGAACCGGCAATAAAAATATCCGCCGAGCCCGACCGTTTTATCTTCGTGGTTGAGAGCGACGGGTCCCTGCCGGCAAAAGAGATCATGAACCGTGCCCTGTCGTTTATCAGGGAGCAGGCAGACGAGCTGGAACAACAGCTTGGCGAATTATCAGGGGATGAAAAGAAATGA
- a CDS encoding 50S ribosomal protein L18e: MTRIIEKTNPRLTTLISLLKNKSRENEAKIWREIANRLETPNRNYAEVNLSKINRYAQNGETIIVPGKVLGSGMLEQSVRVAALNFSASATSKIKDAKGQCMTIEQLIRDNPKGSGVRILR, encoded by the coding sequence ATGACAAGAATCATCGAGAAGACGAACCCCCGTCTTACCACCCTCATCTCGCTCCTGAAAAACAAGTCCCGCGAGAACGAGGCGAAGATCTGGCGCGAGATTGCAAACAGGCTCGAGACCCCGAACCGGAATTATGCCGAGGTCAACCTGTCCAAGATCAACCGGTACGCCCAGAACGGCGAGACGATCATCGTCCCGGGCAAGGTGCTCGGGAGCGGCATGCTGGAGCAGTCCGTCAGGGTCGCAGCGCTGAACTTTTCGGCGTCGGCCACGAGCAAGATCAAGGACGCGAAAGGGCAGTGTATGACCATCGAACAGCTCATCAGGGACAACCCGAAGGGCAGCGGTGTCCGGATCCTGAGGTGA
- a CDS encoding 50S ribosomal protein L13, which yields MVTVINGDGLLLGRLASIVAQRSLAGEEIAIVNVENVVISGSRARVLGNYKHKRERGASGSHWGPFVPRRPDHLMKRTIRGMLPYKRPRGVDAMKSIRCYVGVPVDLVGKEMEVPEEAHMNRLNNPNHVTLGAVSTFLGAKF from the coding sequence ATGGTAACCGTAATCAATGGAGACGGCCTGCTTCTCGGGCGCCTGGCAAGTATCGTCGCACAGCGTAGCCTCGCGGGTGAAGAGATCGCCATCGTCAATGTCGAGAACGTCGTGATCTCCGGCAGCAGGGCACGGGTGCTCGGGAACTACAAGCACAAGCGCGAACGCGGCGCATCCGGCTCCCACTGGGGACCGTTTGTCCCGCGCCGGCCCGACCACCTCATGAAGAGGACCATCCGCGGCATGCTCCCCTACAAGCGCCCCCGTGGCGTCGATGCAATGAAGTCCATCAGGTGCTATGTCGGGGTCCCCGTTGACCTTGTCGGCAAAGAGATGGAAGTGCCAGAAGAGGCGCACATGAACCGTCTGAACAACCCGAACCACGTCACGCTCGGTGCAGTCAGCACGTTCCTCGGAGCAAAGTTCTAA
- a CDS encoding 30S ribosomal protein S9 yields MVKIINTSGKRKTAIARATLKAGKGVIRVNSVPLEAYGSITTRMKISEPLLLVPNAVNGIDVTIDVAGGGVMGQAEAVRTALARGIIKWHNDPAMKDIYLEYDRTLLVNDSRQKEAKKPHGSGARAKFQKSYR; encoded by the coding sequence ATGGTAAAGATCATCAACACAAGTGGAAAACGCAAGACGGCAATCGCCCGTGCGACCTTAAAGGCCGGCAAGGGCGTCATCCGGGTCAACTCGGTCCCTCTCGAAGCATACGGGTCCATCACCACCCGGATGAAGATCTCCGAGCCGCTCCTCCTCGTTCCCAATGCAGTCAACGGCATCGATGTCACCATCGATGTTGCCGGCGGCGGTGTCATGGGCCAGGCAGAAGCGGTCAGGACAGCACTCGCCCGGGGCATCATCAAGTGGCACAACGACCCCGCGATGAAGGACATCTACCTGGAATATGACAGGACACTCCTTGTCAACGATTCCCGGCAGAAGGAAGCCAAGAAGCCGCACGGCTCCGGTGCCCGCGCAAAGTTCCAAAAGTCTTATCGCTGA
- a CDS encoding DNA-directed RNA polymerase subunit N, with amino-acid sequence MIPVRCFTCGKPISTAWEEFRVRKEKGEDPKKILDDLNISRYCCRRMLLTHKEIIDELNPYQ; translated from the coding sequence TTGATACCCGTACGATGTTTCACCTGTGGAAAACCGATCTCCACAGCATGGGAAGAGTTCCGGGTCAGGAAAGAGAAAGGTGAGGATCCTAAGAAGATCCTCGACGATCTCAATATTTCGCGGTACTGCTGCCGCCGGATGCTCCTGACGCACAAAGAGATCATCGATGAGCTCAACCCGTACCAGTAA
- a CDS encoding DNA-directed RNA polymerase subunit K has protein sequence MQTQNYTRYERARIIGARALQISMGAPLLITTTRIDPLEIAIEEFTNNTIPITVKRK, from the coding sequence ATGCAGACGCAGAACTATACCCGGTATGAACGGGCAAGGATCATTGGAGCAAGGGCTCTGCAGATATCAATGGGTGCTCCGTTACTTATCACCACGACACGGATCGATCCGCTGGAGATCGCCATCGAGGAATTCACCAACAACACCATCCCCATTACCGTAAAGAGGAAATAG